The Vibrio penaeicida sequence TTATTTGGTCAGTATACATTCCAAGCACTTGTGGACATGATTGCTCAGTGGCCTACGGGGATTCAAGCTTATTTGCATACGATAATTATCCACATTACCTGGCTATCAGGAATACACGGTGCAGCCGCGTATTACACCTTTTTTGATTCCTCTTTTGTTTCAGAGATCTATGTGACAAATATGTCGTTTAGTATGTTTTTCGATGTGTTTGTTATTTATGGCGGAGCGGGAAGTACGTGGTCGTTAATTATTTCTATATTATTATTTTCTAATATGAAATACGCAAGAACGCTCGCCAAGCTTTCCATTCCTTTTGCGATAATTAATGTAAACGAATTATTGGTTTTCGGATTACCGATTATTTTCAACCCAATTTTAGCCATACCATTTGTATTAGTGCCACTTGCCAACCACCTGTTTGCCCAAATGTGGGTATCGGCATTAGATATTACGGTGGTGCGAGACAGTATTGAATGGGTAACGCCTTCACTACTCGATTCGTATTTGGTGACAGGTGGCAACGTGAAGGCATTACTGTTGCAGATCGTAACCGTCGGTATGGGTGTGCTGATTTATATGCCATTTGTACGAAAATACACGAATACCAGTAACGACAGCTTGCTTAACACCTTAATTCGAAAGCTGCGGTTCAGTTATGCCGTGCCCGTTCAAAAAGAAGTTACCTTCATGGGAATGCATGATGAGTTGGTGGCTCAGCAAGATAAGTTGAATCAGAGCTTAAAGGAAATATTGGCGGGTGAACTGAAAATGTATTACCAGCCTCAGTTTGACTCCAAAACACTCAAGATGGTTGGTGTAGAGTCTCTACTGCGTTTGGAAAGCGAGCACAGACCCAATTCCCCTGATTTTATTCAGCATTTTGAAAATGCAAAAATTGGAGAATACATTGATAAGTGGGTAGTGGATGCGGTCGAAAATGACGTAAAGAACCAGCCAGTGTTTAAAAATTTCGACTTAAAGATCAGTTTGAACCTCAATGTTGATTCTCTGAGTGATAAGAAATTCATCTCTGAGGTCATTAAGCAGCTGTCTGGCTATCCTGTTTTGTTTGAAATTACCGAATCCATTTATTCCCAGCATGTGGAATTAGTCAGTGAAAGCGTAGGAATATTGCGGGAGGCTGGGTTTAAGGTCGCCATTGATGATTTTGGTACGGGGTATTCAAGCTTATCGATGCTTGGTGCACTAGATGCTGATGTGATTAAGTTGGATCGTATTTTCTTAAAACAGGCTAATAATGTTAAAGGAAAAGAGCTTTACCGGTCTGTCGTATCTACCTTAAAGCGTCTGGGGTTTACCGTGGTGTCAGAAGGTATAGAAACAGACGAAGAGTTGGATTTTGTTCGAAGCTGTAACGTTGATGTTTTACAAGGGTATTATTTCTCTCGT is a genomic window containing:
- a CDS encoding EAL domain-containing protein, which produces MKAIFQIILSSFRAAMVSLIPYLFFRSAWIVFIVVNNNYELILYEDIATIDILLGKIFPVLLTCTLAYHLSFHFFDERLLVTSLALTMFLIFSGYITKTENGLILSDAFVLDDAVFVPVMVCLGYFLVNRYVKYKLIHTRVVNPVLEGAINGMMPHLVVFIGIGALYYLFGQYTFQALVDMIAQWPTGIQAYLHTIIIHITWLSGIHGAAAYYTFFDSSFVSEIYVTNMSFSMFFDVFVIYGGAGSTWSLIISILLFSNMKYARTLAKLSIPFAIINVNELLVFGLPIIFNPILAIPFVLVPLANHLFAQMWVSALDITVVRDSIEWVTPSLLDSYLVTGGNVKALLLQIVTVGMGVLIYMPFVRKYTNTSNDSLLNTLIRKLRFSYAVPVQKEVTFMGMHDELVAQQDKLNQSLKEILAGELKMYYQPQFDSKTLKMVGVESLLRLESEHRPNSPDFIQHFENAKIGEYIDKWVVDAVENDVKNQPVFKNFDLKISLNLNVDSLSDKKFISEVIKQLSGYPVLFEITESIYSQHVELVSESVGILREAGFKVAIDDFGTGYSSLSMLGALDADVIKLDRIFLKQANNVKGKELYRSVVSTLKRLGFTVVSEGIETDEELDFVRSCNVDVLQGYYFSRAINIEELELYFSDEEASAHVSAQHFTMTN